From Nematostella vectensis chromosome 14, jaNemVect1.1, whole genome shotgun sequence, a single genomic window includes:
- the LOC5518868 gene encoding proteasomal ATPase-associated factor 1 gives MAASMDGGVYCPSRLSLQFDWRDAFRNNEKAWVACSSVGQPSVYGFLRRNGDAQVSTEKDCIQGTDGFEVTALDKRSITVAFPHKKVSTKFISSSNVFTTIHKKSIKSIDVSSGGNLCVTAADDDPLTIWNTDNGSIRHQLSGHIADVNCCRFFPSGEVIASGGADFQIKIWSAIDGSCPVSLRGHTGGITDISFVERGRNIVSSCRDGSVRLWDCGTSSCLTTVYKCDCPINACSVGENQDLTAADDQRDEREVGTSHKLLLLARDDGILAGVNLGTREKLFEFQAPSAMNCCAFLSERAVVAGTDDGHIWLLDVRNTSLPIAVFRRSKSPIISVIPIGERGLLASTGDGSCFSWTPRGASMSDACYVTWELMGPDCDPVYKICRHGNTVYTACRDKAVRKYILDTQEMTS, from the exons AAATAACGAGAAGGCCTGGGTTGCATGTTCTAGTGTGG GTCAACCCTCTGTATATGGCTTTCTAAGGAGAAACGGTGATGCACAAGTCTCTACAGAAAAAGATTGTATACAAGGGACTGACGGCTTTGAGGTTACTGCCCTTGACAAG AGGTCAATAACAGTTGCCTTTCCTCACAAAAAAGTGTCTACCAAGTTCATCAGTAGCTCAAATGTATTTACCACAATTCACAAGAAAAGT ATCAAATCGATAGATGTGTCTTCTGGGGGCAATCTCTGTGTCACGGCAGCTGATGACGATCCATTGACTATCTGGAATACAGATAATGGTTCTATTCGG CACCAGTTAAGTGGTCACATAGCGGATGTCAACTGCTGCAGGTTCTTTCCCTCTGGTGAGGTCATAGCTAGTGGTGGTGCTGATTTCCAAATCAAGATCTGGTCGGCGATAGATGGTTCTTGTCCTGTGTCACTTCGTGGACATACTGGTG GGATTACTGATATCTCCTTTGTTGAGAGAGGCCGTAATATTGTTT cAAGCTGTAGGGATGGCAGTGTACGTCTCTGGGATTGTGGGACGTCTAGTTGCTTAACAACAGTTTACAAGTGTGACTGCCCAATTAATGCATGCTCCGTGGGTGAGAACCAAGACCTGACAGCAGCAGATGATCAGAGAG atGAAAGAGAAGTAGGAACATCGCATAAGCTTTTGCTGCTCGCTAGGGATGATGGGATACTTGCTGGGGTGAACCTGGGGACTAGGGAGAAG CTATTCGAGTTCCAGGCCCCCTCAGCTATGAACTGCTGTGCGTTTTTGTCCGAGCGTGCGGTGGTTGCCGGGACGGACGATGGGCACATATGGCTTCTAGATGTCAGAAACACTAG TTTGCCGATTGCTGTGTTTCGAAGATCCAAGTCCCCCATTATTTCTGTCATACCTATTGGTGAACGCGGTCTTCTAGCCTCCACTG gggACGGGTCCTGCTTCTCTTGGACCCCCCGCGGCGCCTCGATGAGTGACGCTTGCTATGTCACGTGGGAGCTCATGGGACCGGACTGTGACCCAGTCTATAAGATCTGTCGCCATGGCAACACTGTTTACACGGCCTGCAGAGACAAAGCTGTCAGGAAATATATCTTGGATACTCAAGAAATGACGTCATGA
- the LOC5518869 gene encoding antho-RFamide neuropeptides type 2 isoform X4, whose amino-acid sequence MAPRPGTLLLLGILIQVLICTAKSTYKKEIADLLDDNKDTPQFWKGRFSDPQFWKGRFSDPQFWKGRFSDPQFWKGRFSDPQFWKGRFSDPQFWKGRFSDPQFWKGRFSDPQFWKGRFADELLNGGHHKHHHEEGEWKRTAGPGRFGREDQGRFGREDQGRFGREDQGRFGREDQGRFGREDQGRFGREDQGRFGREDQGRFGREDQGRFGREDQGRFGREDQGRFGREDQGRFGREDQGRFGREDQGRFGREDQGRFGREDQGRFGREDQGRFGREDQGRFGREDQGRFGREDQGRFGREDQGRFGREDQGRFGREDQGRFGRNKIARVIDLDQGRFGRTMDTATKKDTVASMPEQDANPQTRFDGKKRQAAKERSIEKKSTISSDAKASDAKQS is encoded by the exons ATGGCGCCGCGTCCGGGCACACTCTTGCTGCTTGGAATCCTAATTCAAGTCCTTATATGCACTGCCAAGTCCACCTACAAGAAAGAAATAGCCGACTTACTGGATGATAACAAAGATACCCCTCAATTCTGGAAGGGACGCTTTTCCGATCCTCAATTCTGGAAGGGACGCTTTTCCGATCCTCAGTTCTGGAAGGGACGCTTTTCCGATCCTCAGTTCTGGAAGGGACGCTTTTCCGATCCTCAATTCTGGAAGGGACGCTTTTCCGATCCTCAATTCTGGAAGGGACGCTTTTCCGATCCGCAGTTCTGGAAGGGACGCTTTTCCGATCCGCAGTTCTGGAAGGGACGCTTTGCTGACGAACTTTTAAATGGAGGTCATCACAAGCATCATCACGAGGAGGGAGAATGGAAACGCACAGCAGGCCCT GGACGATTCGGCCGCGAAGACCAGGGACGATTTGGCCGCGAAGACCAAGGTCGATTCGGCCGCGAAGACCAAGGTCGATTTGGCCGCGAAGACCAGGGACGATTTGGCCGCGAAGACCAAGGTCGATTTGGTCGCGAAGATCAGGGACGATTTGGTCGCGAAGATCAGGGACGATTCGGCCGCGAAGACCAGGGACGATTCGGCCGCGAAGACCAGGGACGATTCGGCCGCGAAGACCAGGGACGATTTGGTCGCGAAGACCAGGGACGATTTGGCCGCGAAGACCAGGGACGATTTGGCCGCGAAGACCAGGGACGATTTGGCCGCGAAGACCAGGGACGATTTGGCCGCGAAGACCAGGGACGATTTGGCCGCGAAGACCAAGGTCGATTCGGCCGCGAAGACCAAGGTCGATTTGGCCGCGAAGACCAGGGACGATTTGGCCGCGAAGACCAGGGACGATTTGGCCGCGAAGACCAGGGACGATTCGGCCGCGAAGACCAGGGACGATTCGGCCGCGAAGACCAGGGACGATTTGGCCGTAACAAGATTGCTCGTGTGATTGACTTAGATCAAGGTAGATTCGGTCGCACAATGGATACCGCAACCAAGAAAGACACCGTAGCCAGTATGCCAGAGCAAGATGCTAATCCGCAGACACGATTTGACGGCAAAAAGCGACAAGCTGCTAAGGAAAGGAGCATAGAAAAGAAAAGTACCATCAGTAGTGATGCTAAAGCAAGCGACGCCAAACAGTCTTAA
- the LOC5518869 gene encoding antho-RFamide neuropeptides type 2 isoform X3, which translates to MAPRPGTLLLLGILIQVLICTAKSTYKKEIADLLDDNKDTPQFWKGRFSDPQFWKGRFSDPQFWKGRFSDPQFWKGRFSDPQFWKGRFSDPQFWKGRFSDPQFWKGRFADELLNGGHHKHHHEEGEWKRTAGPGRFGREDQGRFGREDQGRFGREDQGRFGREDQGRFGREDQGRFGREDQGRFGREDQGRFGREDQGRFGREDQGRFGREDQGRFGREDQGRFGREDQGRFGREDQGRFGREDQGRFGREDQGRFGREDQGRFGREDQGRFGREDQGRFGREDQGRFGREDQGRFGREDQGRFGREDQGRFGREDQGRFGREDQGRFGRNKIARVIDLDQGRFGRTMDTATKKDTVASMPEQDANPQTRFDGKKRQAAKERSIEKKSTISSDAKASDAKQS; encoded by the exons ATGGCGCCGCGTCCGGGCACACTCTTGCTGCTTGGAATCCTAATTCAAGTCCTTATATGCACTGCCAAGTCCACCTACAAGAAAGAAATAGCCGACTTACTGGATGATAACAAAGATACCCCTCAATTCTGGAAGGGACGCTTTTCCGATCCTCAATTCTGGAAG GGACGCTTTTCCGATCCTCAGTTCTGGAAGGGACGCTTTTCCGATCCTCAATTCTGGAAGGGACGCTTTTCCGATCCTCAATTCTGGAAGGGACGCTTTTCCGATCCGCAGTTCTGGAAGGGACGCTTTTCCGATCCGCAGTTCTGGAAGGGACGCTTTGCTGACGAACTTTTAAATGGAGGTCATCACAAGCATCATCACGAGGAGGGAGAATGGAAACGCACAGCAGGCCCTGGACGATTCGGCCGCGAAGACCAGGGACGATTTGGCCGCGAAGACCAGGGACGATTCGGCCGCGAAGACCAGGGACGATTTGGCCGCGAAGACCAAGGTCGATTCGGCCGCGAAGACCAAGGTCGATTTGGCCGCGAAGACCAGGGACGATTTGGCCGCGAAGACCAAGGTCGATTTGGTCGCGAAGATCAGGGACGATTTGGTCGCGAAGATCAGGGACGATTCGGCCGCGAAGACCAGGGACGATTCGGCCGCGAAGACCAGGGACGATTCGGCCGCGAAGACCAGGGACGATTTGGTCGCGAAGACCAGGGACGATTTGGCCGCGAAGACCAGGGACGATTTGGCCGCGAAGACCAGGGACGATTTGGCCGCGAAGACCAGGGACGATTTGGCCGCGAAGACCAGGGACGATTTGGCCGCGAAGACCAAGGTCGATTCGGCCGCGAAGACCAAGGTCGATTTGGCCGCGAAGACCAGGGACGATTTGGCCGCGAAGACCAGGGACGATTTGGCCGCGAAGACCAGGGACGATTCGGCCGCGAAGACCAGGGACGATTCGGCCGCGAAGACCAGGGACGATTTGGCCGTAACAAGATTGCTCGTGTGATTGACTTAGATCAAGGTAGATTCGGTCGCACAATGGATACCGCAACCAAGAAAGACACCGTAGCCAGTATGCCAGAGCAAGATGCTAATCCGCAGACACGATTTGACGGCAAAAAGCGACAAGCTGCTAAGGAAAGGAGCATAGAAAAGAAAAGTACCATCAGTAGTGATGCTAAAGCAAGCGACGCCAAACAGTCTTAA
- the LOC5518869 gene encoding antho-RFamide neuropeptides type 2 isoform X2: MAPRPGTLLLLGILIQVLICTAKSTYKKEIADLLDDNKDTPQFWKGRFSDPQFWKGRFSDPQFWKGRFSDPQFWKGRFSDPQFWKGRFSDPQFWKGRFSDPQFWKGRFADELLNGGHHKHHHEEGEWKRTAGPGRFGREDQGRFGREDQGRFGREDQGRFGREDQGRFGREDQGRFGREDQGRFGREDQGRFGREDQGRFGREDQGRFGREDQGRFGREDQGRFGREDQGRFGREDQGRFGREDQGRFGREDQGRFGREDQGRFGREDQGRFGREDQGRFGREDQGRFGREDQGRFGREDQGRFGREDQGRFGREDQGRFGREDQGRFGRNKIARVIDLDQGRFGRTMDTATKKDTVASMPEQDANPQTRFDGKKRQAAKERSIEKKSTISSDAKASDAKQS, encoded by the exons ATGGCGCCGCGTCCGGGCACACTCTTGCTGCTTGGAATCCTAATTCAAGTCCTTATATGCACTGCCAAGTCCACCTACAAGAAAGAAATAGCCGACTTACTGGATGATAACAAAGATACCCCTCAATTCTGGAAG GGACGCTTTTCCGATCCTCAGTTCTGGAAGGGACGCTTTTCCGATCCTCAGTTCTGGAAGGGACGCTTTTCCGATCCTCAATTCTGGAAGGGACGCTTTTCCGATCCTCAATTCTGGAAGGGACGCTTTTCCGATCCGCAGTTCTGGAAGGGACGCTTTTCCGATCCGCAGTTCTGGAAGGGACGCTTTGCTGACGAACTTTTAAATGGAGGTCATCACAAGCATCATCACGAGGAGGGAGAATGGAAACGCACAGCAGGCCCTGGACGATTCGGCCGCGAAGACCAGGGACGATTTGGCCGCGAAGACCAGGGACGATTCGGCCGCGAAGACCAGGGACGATTTGGCCGCGAAGACCAAGGTCGATTCGGCCGCGAAGACCAAGGTCGATTTGGCCGCGAAGACCAGGGACGATTTGGCCGCGAAGACCAAGGTCGATTTGGTCGCGAAGATCAGGGACGATTTGGTCGCGAAGATCAGGGACGATTCGGCCGCGAAGACCAGGGACGATTCGGCCGCGAAGACCAGGGACGATTCGGCCGCGAAGACCAGGGACGATTTGGTCGCGAAGACCAGGGACGATTTGGCCGCGAAGACCAGGGACGATTTGGCCGCGAAGACCAGGGACGATTTGGCCGCGAAGACCAGGGACGATTTGGCCGCGAAGACCAGGGACGATTTGGCCGCGAAGACCAAGGTCGATTCGGCCGCGAAGACCAAGGTCGATTTGGCCGCGAAGACCAGGGACGATTTGGCCGCGAAGACCAGGGACGATTTGGCCGCGAAGACCAGGGACGATTCGGCCGCGAAGACCAGGGACGATTCGGCCGCGAAGACCAGGGACGATTTGGCCGTAACAAGATTGCTCGTGTGATTGACTTAGATCAAGGTAGATTCGGTCGCACAATGGATACCGCAACCAAGAAAGACACCGTAGCCAGTATGCCAGAGCAAGATGCTAATCCGCAGACACGATTTGACGGCAAAAAGCGACAAGCTGCTAAGGAAAGGAGCATAGAAAAGAAAAGTACCATCAGTAGTGATGCTAAAGCAAGCGACGCCAAACAGTCTTAA
- the LOC5518869 gene encoding antho-RFamide neuropeptides type 2 isoform X1, whose amino-acid sequence MAPRPGTLLLLGILIQVLICTAKSTYKKEIADLLDDNKDTPQFWKGRFSDPQFWKGRFSDPQFWKGRFSDPQFWKGRFSDPQFWKGRFSDPQFWKGRFSDPQFWKGRFSDPQFWKGRFADELLNGGHHKHHHEEGEWKRTAGPGRFGREDQGRFGREDQGRFGREDQGRFGREDQGRFGREDQGRFGREDQGRFGREDQGRFGREDQGRFGREDQGRFGREDQGRFGREDQGRFGREDQGRFGREDQGRFGREDQGRFGREDQGRFGREDQGRFGREDQGRFGREDQGRFGREDQGRFGREDQGRFGREDQGRFGREDQGRFGREDQGRFGREDQGRFGRNKIARVIDLDQGRFGRTMDTATKKDTVASMPEQDANPQTRFDGKKRQAAKERSIEKKSTISSDAKASDAKQS is encoded by the coding sequence ATGGCGCCGCGTCCGGGCACACTCTTGCTGCTTGGAATCCTAATTCAAGTCCTTATATGCACTGCCAAGTCCACCTACAAGAAAGAAATAGCCGACTTACTGGATGATAACAAAGATACCCCTCAATTCTGGAAGGGACGCTTTTCCGATCCTCAATTCTGGAAGGGACGCTTTTCCGATCCTCAGTTCTGGAAGGGACGCTTTTCCGATCCTCAGTTCTGGAAGGGACGCTTTTCCGATCCTCAATTCTGGAAGGGACGCTTTTCCGATCCTCAATTCTGGAAGGGACGCTTTTCCGATCCGCAGTTCTGGAAGGGACGCTTTTCCGATCCGCAGTTCTGGAAGGGACGCTTTGCTGACGAACTTTTAAATGGAGGTCATCACAAGCATCATCACGAGGAGGGAGAATGGAAACGCACAGCAGGCCCTGGACGATTCGGCCGCGAAGACCAGGGACGATTTGGCCGCGAAGACCAGGGACGATTCGGCCGCGAAGACCAGGGACGATTTGGCCGCGAAGACCAAGGTCGATTCGGCCGCGAAGACCAAGGTCGATTTGGCCGCGAAGACCAGGGACGATTTGGCCGCGAAGACCAAGGTCGATTTGGTCGCGAAGATCAGGGACGATTTGGTCGCGAAGATCAGGGACGATTCGGCCGCGAAGACCAGGGACGATTCGGCCGCGAAGACCAGGGACGATTCGGCCGCGAAGACCAGGGACGATTTGGTCGCGAAGACCAGGGACGATTTGGCCGCGAAGACCAGGGACGATTTGGCCGCGAAGACCAGGGACGATTTGGCCGCGAAGACCAGGGACGATTTGGCCGCGAAGACCAGGGACGATTTGGCCGCGAAGACCAAGGTCGATTCGGCCGCGAAGACCAAGGTCGATTTGGCCGCGAAGACCAGGGACGATTTGGCCGCGAAGACCAGGGACGATTTGGCCGCGAAGACCAGGGACGATTCGGCCGCGAAGACCAGGGACGATTCGGCCGCGAAGACCAGGGACGATTTGGCCGTAACAAGATTGCTCGTGTGATTGACTTAGATCAAGGTAGATTCGGTCGCACAATGGATACCGCAACCAAGAAAGACACCGTAGCCAGTATGCCAGAGCAAGATGCTAATCCGCAGACACGATTTGACGGCAAAAAGCGACAAGCTGCTAAGGAAAGGAGCATAGAAAAGAAAAGTACCATCAGTAGTGATGCTAAAGCAAGCGACGCCAAACAGTCTTAA
- the LOC5518824 gene encoding RWD domain-containing protein 1, translating to MTDYEEEQRHEIEAIESIYPEEFTIISESAPHSFQIHLESSCEDKEDNTIITVSVQLQFTFVEKYPDEAPVVEVTSSEGLEDDDINQLTELLVQQSEENLGMVMVFTLVSCAQEKLEEIAEGIKKHRQEERIRKQKEVEEAEKRKFTGTPVSKESFAAWKMKFDLEMAEKNKGKTVVVTKSKITGRKLFEMDASLVNSDSAFLEGEPADVEVDESLFQEMEDLELDEELS from the exons ATGACGGACTACGAAGAGGAGCAGCGACATGAGATCGAGGCCATTGAATCCATCTATCCTGAAGAGTTTACTA TAATTTCAGAGTCTGCTCCTCACAGTTTTCAAATTCATCTCGAGTCATCATGTGAGGACAAAGAAGATAACACTATTATAACAG TTAGTGTACAGCTCCAGTTCACATTTGTGGAGAAGTACCCAGATGAAGCGCCTGTGGTGGAGGTGACATCCTCAGAGGGACTTGAAGATGATGATATTAACCAGTTGACAGAGCTCCTAGTACAGCAG TCTGAGGAGAATTTAGGAATGGTCATGGTATTCACATTGGTGTCCTGTGCTCAAGAAAAGCTTGAGGAAATCGCCGAAGGCATAAAGAAACACAGACAGGAAGAAAGGATTCGCAAACAAAAGGAGGTAGAGGAAGCAGAAAAGAGGAAGTTTACTGGGACACCAGTTTCAAAGGAATCCTTTGCAGCATGGAAAATGAAGTTTGATTTAGAAATGGCCGAGAAGAACAAGGGTAAAACTGTGGTTGTGACAAAATCAAAAATTACAG GTCGCAAACTGTTTGAAATGGACGCATCTCTTGTAAACtctgattctgcttttctggaAG GTGAACCAGCAGATGTGGAAGTTGACGAATCACTTTTCCAGGAAATGGAAGATCTGGAATTAGATGAAGAATTGAGTTAA